Genomic segment of Syngnathus acus chromosome 10, fSynAcu1.2, whole genome shotgun sequence:
TTCAACAACCTTTTGTATAAAACTATActtactaaataaataaaactatgTTCTTTCATTTGGCTTGATGTTCTTCATTCCATGGGTTGCTCCTGGTTTTCTTTGAACTCTTTCACTTTTGCCTGGAATAGTACAAGAGAACATTCAGCTTGAGTTGCGACAACATTGACACAAGGGTCTCTTGCTGAGAGGCCCTGTCATGGGTTCAAAAACCGCCATCTGAGCAGTGCTCGCTGACGCTAAAGGAAGAGGACAGTAATCCCTTCCAAGTATTATTTGGATCACGAGTCCGATATTTTTCTATGTTGGGGAAAATCAAAGTTTAGCCTGAAGTGTTCAAGTAAATGTACTTATTTGTCACCGTgtacagacttttttttccaaaataaataagccaATTGGTTTTTAAGGGTAAGATTACTATGAAATATCATTTAAGTGTTTAGGTATCAAAGTGTTTAGTATATTTTTGGTTGAActacaaaattgttttgtcaaTCAATTACTCCTGCCCCCCCTCTAccgcatgtccgcctcacagttcagagggtgcgagtttgattccacctctggccctccctgtgtggaatttgcatgttctccctgtgtccgcgtgggttttctctgggcactctggtttcctcccacatcccaaaaacatgcatgataggctgattgagcactccaaattgcccagaTGGAGTGCGGGTGGtcgtgtgtctatgtgtgccctgcgattggctggcaaccggtagGGCCATTAAAATTCAATGTGATGATTTTGACTttaactgactttttttcagaaaatgtTGGTTGATAAATTCCACCACTTTGGGGGCAGTTAACTGCTGGGTTTCAACTTTGCTTCATTGCATATGCATTTGTATGTTTCCTAAGGAAACTGCGCCAATGTATAGACACTTGTAAGAGACAAATGCTTTATGTCTCATTTGTCTGTCTTAGCTCGGTTAAACAAAGACATTGGTTGTTTTCCAGGAAGATTATCCATTTTGTGGTCATGCGGTGACTATCACGTAATCCCAGCTTCATCAAAGTGCTCCTACAATAACCCGAACATCAAAGCTCGTCTTTGCATACATCGAGCATATGATGTGACGTTCCCCCCAAGCCACTCCAAATCTTTCTTGGATCTGAAGGTTTTCACACATTTTGGATCAGACTCCTGATGTACCAAAAGAAAGAGCCTGTGTGTAGTGGTACTGATTATTTGAAGTGCTCTTTAATGTGAGATCTAAGATAAAGATGATTTATCCATTTTACTTTTGATTCAAACCACCTTTTGTAAACTGAAgcagcatgtttttttcaatgttgcaCTTTGCCTTCATTTGTTTAAGTCTGTCAAGGCCTACCTCAAAAGTGGTGAGAACATGTTGACAAACTTCCCGGAGCTGAGTCAGGCCCTTCCTCAGAGACTCAACGGCTGGAGTTCCATCTAGGGGGGGAGGGAAGGAAACAGCAGGTACTTGTGAGGAACTGGCCTACCAACGCATTCGTTTTTGCGTAGATCATTCATGTGATGAAACCGCAGTCGAAAAATCTTAAGGGTTTTGTAAGAGCGGTCCTTGAACCTCGTGAGGAAAAGTAGTTCAGATAATGGaaagggggggaacatattcATTGCTCTCTTTCATCAAAGCAGAATGAGCGGGTTACTCAAAGCCACGAGACATATTCAGGTCACGTTCACAACGCTACATAGGAAAAATAACTGGCAACTCTTCTtatattgcacatttttgctCAAAGGAACAAAAATGTTGTAAAACACAATGGCAGTCTGAATACAGAACAATTTCATAATTAATccaccaaaaatatttgttcaaccAATAGATTAGTATTTTAACTAGTTAATCCAGAGACAAAACCAATAGATGAGTATTTGCACTAATGTCTGTATAATGTAAAGTGTAATTTTTCTGCTGTCATCTTTTATcctggagagagaaaaaatatatattctatTCTACCAGATACTTGTAAGCAAAGATGAAGCACTGAAATACTTTTGTACTGACATGCAAtcaatccattcatccatctatccaacCGCCTCCCCATTCACCTgttcatccatcatccataCGTCCATCATCTGTTCGTCTACTAATTCATCCATCCCAAACATTACAATTCATCCATCCCAAACATTATTTACATTGAATGccgctaaacgtaaatgaatatgtctgtgtatgttcttctgtgggttttagcttgtattttttatcttttttattctatttattcatttttttatctcatgcgctgatcggttggcactttttaaatttcgttgtacatgtgtgacaatgacaataaagatctattctattccaTTCTATTTTGCCCTTGATTGATCATAatgagcttaaaaaaaaaaacatcttgtaGAATACTGAAACAATGTGATGTTAGTCTGGGCCAGTGTTTTGCTAACATAATTCCACATCTACCCACCTCACTGATTGTCAAATATAACTggacaaaactaaaataaaagcaatttaaCGTAATGTTAGAAACGTGGTATCAATTTGGGggaaacgcacacacaaatattgtATAAGCTCTTTTATCAAAGTGAAGTGTATGTTTCCAAAAGCCTGTGGGGTTTTGTAGCCCagacaaagaaaatgtctACTTactattttgcacatttttggtCAAATTAACAAAAATATTCTAAAACACCATTACTGGTAGCCAGTGTTCTTTACCTCGTGTCTGAATCCGAAAGTTTATCTTGTTCTCTGATGGATGGGTGATGGTGTAGCCGCAAAACTCAACAGACTCGCTGgtgtaaacacaaaaaaaggaaaagtgaCCTTTGgtttaaactaaaaaaacatttctttcgCCAACTTGGTCAAAAGCACTGACTCTTTCATGATCATATATCGCAGAGAGTTGCCCAGGGTATGGTCTTCATCATGCATCACAAATGTCACACTGCCCTCATCAGAACCATCGGCTTGGACCTAAAACGCATTGCAGAAAAAATAACTGTTTCACTTTTGCCGGCCTTAATTGGACCTAAAACGCATtgcagaaataaacaaacacaacaacaacaaaaaacagttCAACTTTTATCAGATTTAAATTCACCTAATCAAGAGCGATCcctagtggaaaaaaaacgtaaacAAGGTATGTAAGTTAAGTCCTCTCTGTTGCATTATAGTGAAACTTTAGATCACCAGTAATGTGTAAAGCTTGAGTGTTGATTAAAGTGGTGCTGATTTTGATcaccattgttgttttttatcacCAATGTTTCACGTGTAAACAACCGGGCAATTTGCTTGCCGCGCCACAGATGCTAGTATCACACTACGGATGCAATGTATAGTAAAACCTGTCGGGTGCCGAGGTAGCGTCGGGTTATTgttaaaatcatatttacataTTGTCAGTGTCAATCTTGTAGGGTTTGTTTAAGACTCTTACCATTTCGAGAATTCGTTTCTTCTCGCCTTCTTCAGCCATGCTGCACACTCACGCGGACCCATACGGGTTTACCCATAGTTTTGTCTGACAGGTAACGGCTGAGGTGAGTTTGTTTACGTCCAATGAAAACGCTTCAAAGTATGTTTTAACCGACCAGATTTTTTATATCagcttattttttaatgtgggTGTTGCAAGTAATACAGTTACAGAACAAATTCTCTCCAAATAACCTGCAAGAATAAACGGAGGAAAAATTATTAAAGTTTTGTCGTAATATTATGACGTATTAAAACCTTGCCGAAAAAGAAAGTCGCTGCTTGTAGTCCAACATTTAACCGGTTCCACGGAGCATACATCAATGAAACGTAATGTGGACTACACTACCCTTTAACCCAGTACATTAGTTTCCGGTCCGAAGGTCCGGGTGCTGGTTTACAAAGCAGAAGTCACTCG
This window contains:
- the polr1d gene encoding DNA-directed RNA polymerases I and III subunit RPAC2; this encodes MAEEGEKKRILEMVQADGSDEGSVTFVMHDEDHTLGNSLRYMIMKDESVEFCGYTITHPSENKINFRIQTRDGTPAVESLRKGLTQLREVCQHVLTTFEAKVKEFKENQEQPME